The stretch of DNA GTGACGTAGGATGTCATAAACATTCAAGCCACCTTGTGCAATTGCATCTGTGTAAGGCAGGTTGCGAATCGACTTTGCGAATTCATCTGCTGCATTATCGCCACGCACGAAGAGTGGCTTGCTTACACCAAGCTTAGCGATCTGAGCTTTAACCGCTGCAGTGCCTGCTTTTTCAATCACCAAACTATCAATCACTTTGATTTGACCTGCCGCCATCTTTGCAGATAGAGCCGATTTCAAACCAAGCTGACGCACTTTACGTGGAAGCTTGTGAGCGTGACTACGAACACGAGGACCGAAAGTCGTCGCACCGCCGCGGTGCT from Rickettsiales bacterium encodes:
- the rplD gene encoding 50S ribosomal protein L4 encodes the protein MKLKLVSLTSKASGEVELNDDVFGITPRTDIMHRVVLWQQAKSQAGTHKTKERSDVSGTTAKPYRQKGTGNARRGTMRASQHRGGATTFGPRVRSHAHKLPRKVRQLGLKSALSAKMAAGQIKVIDSLVIEKAGTAAVKAQIAKLGVSKPLFVRGDNAADEFAKSIRNLPYTDAIAQGGLNVYDILRHDDVIITSHALKDLEARLAA